TATTTGAGAAGCTTTATATAGCATTGATTTTCAGCATATAAAACAATCGAACTTTTAATATCAGAGTATCATTTATGAATAAATTCTATCGGAGCACATTTAATAGCGCACTATATGCTATTTTTCGTCATTCATATCAGCCTGCTTGACCTTGCCTCGCAAGCCGAAATGGTAAGCGTATGGGATGAAAATGACTTCACCCTCTATCAGGAAAAAAGAAAAAATACCGTAACTTACCCCCTCGAGCTTGGTTACCTACGCCAGGAGGTAATAGAAAAACAAAAGACACAGAGCGACAAGCTGCTCATAAAAATGGACAGCCTTTATGAAAACAATCTGTTGCAAATACAAATATCAAAGTTTTTTAAGCAAGTAGACGAGTTGTTGACAAAACCCGTTCCGGACTTTGTTAACAGAATACAACATAAAGCCTCTTTCGATTTTAAACATAAGAACTTTTTTATTCATTAAAACAAATTCACATATTTCATCTCCAGACCATCCAGATCACAAGGTATATTTTTCCCTTGATATTTTATAGACAATATTTCTTTAGATTTCTTCAAGTTCCACAATAAAACTGCATTCAATTCTGGATACCAAGCACAGATACATGGTGAATTTTCTATTACATATGGAATTTTCATCTTTTCCAAGTATTTGAACAATGTCTTTTTCCAATTCCATAAACAATTTAAATTCTCCTCTACTATCCTAATATTAGGATGAACAAATTCTGAACAATCAGTATTTGTAATGTAGTAATTATTACATTTAGCATCTTTAATATCTGGAATGTCTTCTTCTGTTATGAAAATCCAAGAATTCACACAATCGTCAAGATTGGATATAACCTCAAAAGGAACACCCAATGCCAGCCACAAAGAAAATGGAGCATCTAATCCTACATACCGAGATCTTAATCCCCAATAATGCTTAAAAGGCCCACAAAGTTTATAACCACGAACCTTTTCATGGAGAATTCGTTGTTTTTTAATAGCAGGGCCTATACTATCCCAATAGTTTTGAGGATAAGCTTGTACTCCACTCATAAATATAGTATGTCGAACATCTGTAATTGTTGATATATTTAATTTTGTGACCAAATTCTCGGGAGATAAAGAAGCTGCAGGAAATGAAGTTGTCTCACTCCAAGCATTTTCAGGTGCAATAAAACGCCTATGAAAAAGAACGCTAAAAAGTTCATTAGTCCACCCTTTCGGAGATTCAAAAGAAGCATCATTAAAATGCTCTTCACCAACTCGCAATGTTATATCTCCGATACCTGAAAGTTTTATTCCTGCTTTTTCAGCACCCAAATACATAATCATATATCCAAGATCTCCATCTCTAAATGCACTTTTCATTTTTTTGAAAGCTTGAAAATGCTTATCACATTGCCAATTGACCCAATCAATTAAAATTGAACTATAATTTCTATTATTTATGTCATTTAAAAGAATATCCCAAAAAGACTCATTATATCCAAATTGCTTTAAAAAATTAGACTTATTTATCTCATTAAAATTTCCCCCAATACTTCCTGGGTACATAGCAATTCTAAAATCATCATCTAAAATACATTTTTTAAAACCATATGAATGTAATTTCTTTAATGCTTTACAATTTTCTTCAACAGAAATTTCATCAATAATTGTTCCTACATACGTTTTACCTTGGGAGGTTATTCCTGTTGACCAATAAGACGGAGGGGTTAATGGTATATTCCCATCTTTAGAAGCCAAAGCATCACCTGGATGTCCTAAAGGACACGTTAGTGTCACAGCTTCCATGCCATTTTTGACTATTATCCTTTTTGCATTCAATATTAAATCTTCAGTCCATGGCCAAAAACCATAAAAATAGGTAATAATCCACACCCTATTAACTCCTGATTGTGCAATTCGTTTTATCATAAATGGATTATCTATGATTGCATCAGGTGTTAAACAAACAGAAAAATCCCGACAAAAAGTATTACACAAAGGATTTCCAAAAAAATTTTGAGAGTGTAGAGACAGACTTAAAGCACTTAAAACTTTAATAAAATTCCGTCTACTCAAAATACGACTATTATTATCCATTGCCATAATATATTAATTTTCTATTGTCCTATAAAACATCTTGCACAATATCTTCTCACAAGTCCTTGTCGTTAACAAAATAGAAAGTATACGCCCATAAGGATTTATAAAAGCGTTTGAACAATGTTTCCAACACCGCAAAATCTTGAACATATCTTTCTGATAACATGGGTTTATTACTTTAGGAAAACAAAAATACAAATATTTTTCATTTAACACCGGTTGAAAAGAAATATGGGCAACTCTATAAGTGATACTGCCATTTACAATACCCCTATATTATATAAATATTTGCAGTATCTATAATAAAAAAGAGCTATATGACATGCATTGAATTAACAAAAGCGGAGCTTATACAGCGAGTAAAAAATTTTGAAGAAAAGTCTAAAGATTAGGTATATACAGGAGATAAGCCTCGCATTGTAAACTTCTACGTTACCTGGTGCGGTTTTTCTCCTTTGGGTCATCTTTTATCCATTTAAAAGTGTCCATATTCTCTAAATCAACTCTCATTATATATTCTTCTTCTCCTATATAATTCCTCAAAATTATTCCAGAAAAGCCCCATCCTCCGCCATCTCTTGCCATCTCCAAAACTTTGACAAGAGGATAAAATGAATGTTTATACTGGCCGGGATCATATAAATAGGTTTCATCTATTAATGTTTCTTGTGTATCGCATACGATTAAAAAACCACTTTCGTCGCTGAATTTTCTTGCACTCTCCAAACATCTTGTAAAACTTGCAATTCTTCCGTCATAACGTCTTCTACATGAACGAAACAATAGAGGTCTTTCTTTAGGTAAATAATTTCTTAAAACAATATCCCATACATCATAATAAGCTTTATATTTACCCTTAGAGTCGGTTAAAATCCAATTGCCAATAAAACCTCTGGTTTGGTCGGTTATCTCGGCTTTTTTTCTCACGATGTCAATCAGATTTTGAGCTATTTCCACTTTCTCTTGAGAGGATAAACAATATTGAAATTTTTTCCTCATGATTTGCTTTAAAATTTTAAATATATTATCCGTTCTTATTTTCGAATCTTTCTAGTCTCATATACAGTAGTCGCGCTCCTTCATTTTACAAATAAATTTCTTCTTATGAATAAACAAATCTCTGTTATCTTGCTCCTACTATCAGACCAATTGGATAGAACCACTGATAAAAGCAAGGTGGATTACATTAATTCTTATAGTTTATACCTTAAGAGATAATCTTCATAATTTGAGTTAGTAGCATATATGTATCCGTTTTCTTCATCAACAACGAAATAAAAAGGAACAATATCAAATGTATATTTGATTATCGGATTGCCTTTATAATCATACACTTCTAAAGTCCTGTCCAAGAAATTCTTATTCTCTGTATGTCCTACATATATAGCATAAAAATATTTCTTTCCTGCATAGACATTAAAATAATGATAGACTGTATTTTCAACATCATTGACTCTAACTTTAGGATATTTTTTTCCATCATCAATCGTTTTGACTAGTTTCAAGTCCTCCACCGCATAGATATCTATTTGCCTTTTATATATGTAAGGATAAACCACAAATGAATCATTTGCAGCGATAAATCCTCGATTGGAATAGAAATAAGTTTCCTTATGGTCGTCCTTTGTCATTTGGATTTTATCCAACTCTGTTTTATTTTTTAAATCATATTTGGTAATAGCAAGTTGATTACTATTATAATATATAAACAAAGAATCATTTACAATGTTCATATAATTGTATTCATCATAATGATCTAATTTATACTCATCGATAAACGAGAAATTACCATCAGTATCTAATAATATTTTTCTGATGGACGTATGAGTGTATCCCTTTATATATAAATATTTATTATCCGATGTATGACAGAACATAGGAAATGTTTGAATATCGTTCGGCCCATGACCTTTTATTCCTGTGGCTTTTTTAAATGCCAAGGAAGGAATATCATATAAAAACAAAGTTGTATCGCTTTTTGAATTCGAAATAATAAAATAATTTCCTGCTTTTGTCACAAAGTCAGCATCAAACAATTCATTGATAAGAATTTTTTCAGCAAATAGTTTTTTACTTTCCGGAAAAACAATTCTATCCGTATGTGGTTTGGCACAAGCTGTTAATATCCAAACAATTAAAAACATCCATATCGAGTTATATTGCATCTGAGTATAATTTAAAGGTGATCATGTAAAGACATTGCATACAAAACTCTTCAGAAAGTATAAATGTATTATGAAACTTTTGTAGGTTCCCATTTTGTTTGAAAAACAAAAAGAACATGAGAAGACATACTTTAGTTCCCCAATTATACTTCTTTCTCTAAAATATCTAGCGAAATTAATATTTACAAGAATGCGATGACATTCTATAATAAAGCAAAATGAGCACTTTCGAAAATTGATTTCATTTGGCATAAGCAAAAAGGGTGTCCAGCGGGATCAAGCATCACTCTCCAATCATCAGAAAATTGTTCTTCTGCAAGAGTCGCCCCGCAACGGATAGCGTATTGAACCGCTTCTTCCAAATTATTGACGGCAAAGTCGAGATGTGCCATTTGCTGCTGAGTTCCGGGCTTTTCGGGCCATACGGGTGGTTTATAATCGGGATTCCGTTGAAACGTTATGCCAGGATAAGCCCCTTGTTCCGTTCTTGGAGCTCCTATACATGCCCATTCTTCATCATGAAACGGTATTTCCCATTTGAGCAAATCGGCATAGAATTTTGCTAATTCATAAGGGTCTATGCAATCTATCGTAAACGCATACATTCTGATTTTTAAATCATCCTCCATCCTATTTTTATTTTTATTGGTTGAAACTCAGTTTACTTTACCTTGCCAAAGGTAAAGATTTAATTTGAAAAGGATTTCAAATACTATAAAAATAGTCGGTAGGGGGACTACTGCAATAGCTTGCATCGGTGCTACTTTCACAAACAAAACATACCGGTATATATTGGCAGGAATAGCCTTAATACTTATTATACTCTCCTATATATTACAGGGAAACCTATATGGTAGTAAATAGAACTAAATAATGCAGCATTGATTTTTGACACCCTCCCCTTCAATGATGCGAAATTCGTAAGAAGGAAACAATCTTTTTACAGATAAATTACAGAGATTATAACCTGAATTACAGGTTTTATGCGTTATGTTATGCAAGGGAAATAAATATATGGAATTAGGGTTATATTATCCGTAATCCAGGTTATAAAAAATAAAAATTATCTCCTAATTTTGTAACCGGGTATTCTAAAAGCATATAACTAAGTTTATAATTGATTTGGACTAGAGATGTGCTAGCAAGAACAAGAATACTTCTATTATTTTCGTATCATTCAAATATTTACACTTATGGATAAGATTATCGAATTAAACAGTGTGGATTTATACAACAGTTTATATGGTTTAGAAACGTTGCATCCGTTGGTGAGTGTGGTAGATCTTCGAAAAGCACAAAAGTCACTTAACGACGTCCGGGTAAATTATGGCTTATATGCCATTTTCCTGAAACTATATAAAAGCTGTGACATTAAGTACGGACGCAGAACGTATGATTACCAAGACGGAACTATCGTGTGTTTCGCTCCTAATCAATCCGTATCCGTCACTCACTCGGAAAATGTTTCACAGCCGGTAATCGGTCTGTTATTTCATCCGGACCTGATACATGGCACTTCTCTGGGTAAGCATATTAAGCAGTATACGTTTTTTTCTTATACGGTCAACGAGGCATTGCATTTATCTGAACAAGAACGAAACATTGTGATGGATTGCTTGAAGAATATTAATTTGGAACTAGAGCGTTCGATTGACAAACATAGTAAGTCGCTGATTTCAATGAATATCGAGTTATTGCTCAATTATTGCATGCGTTTTTATGAACGTCAGTTTATTACGCGTGAAAATGAGAATCATGATGCTTTATCTAAATTTGAAGGTCTGCTTGACGAATATTTCAGTAGTAAGGTTCCTGAATACGAAGGATTGCCTACCGTAAAATATTTTGCTGATAAAGTATGTCTTTCGTCTAATTATTTCGGTGACCTGGTAAAGAAGATGACTGGAAAAACGGCACAGGAACATATTCAAGAAAAAGTAATCGATTTTGCCAAAGAACGTATTCTCGGCACAGAAGACACCGTTAGCCAGATTGCCTATTCGCTAGGATTTCAATATCCCCAGCATCTCTCCCGCTTATTCAAAAAACGGGTAGGGTGTACTCCCAATGAGTATCGTGCGCAGAGCAATCTGTGAAATTATGGGTGAACGATGAAACATACTACATTAGATATAAAAACAGTATGCGAATGTAACCGGTGCTTGGGTAGCAAAACATTACATCCACAGGTAAGCATTATCAATTTGGAGAAGCCCGGCTTGGAACAAGATACCGTAAAGTTTGAATTTTATGCTATCCTGCTCATAAAAGGGGGCCCGGACAATTGCTGCTGTTGCGGACGAAAGTATTATGATTATTCCAATGCCACGATGGTATTTCTCACCCCGGGAGAAATCTTCAGAATGAGCGAGAGCAATACGCTTCCTGACAAGGGATGGCTTTTGGCATTTCATCCTACTTTGTTATTCCGTACTACACTAAAAAATCATATTAAAAACTATACTTTTTTTTTCTATCACAAAGAAGAAGCCTTGCATCTGTCTCAACGAGAAATGGACAAAGTGTTATATTGCTTTGAAAATATTGACGAGGAGCTTCATCATGCCATTGATTCGCACAGTAGTACTATTTTATCGCGTCATATCGAGTTGTTATTGGATTACTGTGCACGTTTTTATGAACGACAGTTTATCACTCGCGAGAATAAAAACAAAGTTATTTTGGAGAGATTGGAAAAGTTGCAGGACGATTATATTTCTTCCGGCAAATTACAGAATGGCAAGTTACCCGTTCCCGAATATTTTGCCGATGATTTGAACCTTTCCGTCGCTTATTTTAACGACTTACTAAAGTTCGAGACTGGGAAAACGCTGACCGAATATTTCCAGTCCAAACGACTGGACGTTGCAAAGAATATGTTGCTGAAAGCAGACAACACACCTGCCACCATAGCACACCAGCTAGGTTTTTCCAGTGTGCAGCAGTTTAGTTTGGTATTCAAGAAAATAACGGGAATTGCACCGAGCGAATATCGATATTCACAAAACTAAGAAAAAAGAATGGCAAGAATCGTTTCTCCCTTGGTTGTGAGTGCTTCTATTTATTACTAAAAACGTTGAATAATTGATGTTGACAAAAGGTTGGAAGGCCTTCTTCATCAATTCCTGTCATGCCAGACAACAAGTTACCATCTACCAACCTTAAAGCCGTTCTTTGTTGATTGGAGATTCCCCCATTAGACGTAAAAGTAGGCAGAAGATGTGTATCCGTTAATTGTTTTAATAAATAGAAACATTTTCAATTTATAAGGAAACTTTATTCCTTTTGTTCTTATGATTTATGAGTTTCTTACAGAAGATCTAATCGTCCACCCCAGCGTAGGCGATCGTCCACCCTAGCGTAGGCGATCGTCTACGCTAGGGTGGACGATCGCCTACGCTGGGGTGGACGATTAAATGTTTAGGATGTTTCCTCTAAAACTTTATGACGAAAGCTCTAATAGTGTCTTATAAATTACCTAAAGACAGAGAGTGAGGATATTCCTTCAGGTAAACTCAGCAGTATTATTCAGAGCGATACCATTGTTACAGGGAGTACACCTCACTTTCTTACCATCTTTCTTTACTTACCGTAGTTAAGTAAATACCGCACGAATCCGGGATCATAATGCGAGAAAAACAAACTTTCGGCTTTGTCTAGTTTGGTGATTTCCATCCTGTCTTGTTCCGACAACTCAAAATCAAATACGTCGAAGTTTTCAATCATACGTTCTTTATGTGTGGATTTGGGAATAACTACTACATTGCACTGTATAAGGAAGCGCAGAGCTACCTGTGCAACAGATTTGCCGTACTTTCTTCCGATTTTCACTAACGTTTCATTTGTAAAGAAGTTGTTACGTCCTTCGGCAAACGGTCCCCACGACATGGTCTGTGTGCCATATTCCTGCATGATCTGCCGGGCTTTTACTTGTTGGTTAAAAACATGCGTTTCCACTTGGTTGACTGCAGGTTTTATCTCTACATTCTCAGCTAAGTCGATGAAACGATCCGGATAAAAGTTACTCACGCCGATAGCTCGCACTTGCCCTGCCCGGTAAGCTTCCTCCATAGCGCGATAGGTCCCGTAATAATCAGCAAAAGGTTGGTGAATCAGTAGCAAGTCAATATAATCGGTCTGCAATTTACGTAACGAATCGGCAATAGAGGTTTTTGCTTTTTCATATCCGGCATTCGTAATCCATACTTTCGTGGTGATGAACAGTTCGTTGCGGGAAAGTCCACATTTCCGAAGCGCATTCCCTACCCCTTCTTCGTTATAGTATGCTTGTGCCGTATCGATAGAACGATAGCCTACGCTGATAGCGTCCAACACGCAGCGTTCGCACTCTTCGGGAGTTACCTGATATACACCATAACCTAAAATCGGCATTTCTATGCCGTTGTTTAATTTTACTGTTTTCATATATGTATGTGTTTATTTGTTTTCGGGAATAATTTCGTTCAAGCAGGCTACCGCATTGAGTGTGCGCGGATAACCGATGTAAGGGAGTAGTTGGGTAACTGTGGCCAGCAAAGTAGCTTTATTGTTGCCCACATGTATGTTTCCTTGAATGTGTCCTTTGACTTGGGACTCGCAACCTCCTAAGGAGATAAGGATAGAGAACGTCAGTAACTCGCGGGTCTTTACGTTCAATGCCGGACGGGTCTGATAGTCACCGAAGCAGTTAGCGGAAAGGTACTTCTGAAAATGTAGCTGGTTGGCAGGAGCGGTTTCGTACATTTTGTCAATATGTTCTCCGCCGAAAATAGATTTTTGCAGGACAAGTCCTTTTTCCATACGGGTTTCGGGAGTTGTCACGGATTGATCTTCCAAAGGCAGCCGTATGCCTTTTTCCGCTAGAAACTCATTCGTGATATTCATGAGTTCTTCTACTTTTGACATTCCGGCATAGGGTATGGCATGATACAGTACTTCCTTAATTTCAACCGGGCTGATGCCGTTAGCAAGAGCGGCATGTAACGTGCGGCGATATTCATTTCCAGCATTCAAGGCAATGGAAGAGGCCATTGTCACGAGGATGCGGGTACGGACATCGAGTTCGCCGTATTGCTGAGTTTCGCCGAAAGCAAAGTTGCCGAAAATTTCCGCCAATCCAGGGTCGGTGGAAGCCCACATTTCATCGGTCTCCGGAAACCAGGTGCGATAGTTACGGGCTGCATCGGCCGAGAGATTTCCACTTCGGGAAGTAGCTTCGGCATAAGCGGTATCGTCTACCGGTTCCAACCAAGTGTTCTTATTGGTTTGGGGGTTACATTCAATAGCCAAGTGCGAGAACCAACTGTCGGGAGCTGCTCCGTGCCAATGAATTACATCCGGGGCAATTTCTACCACTTCCCCTGGCAATAACAGGCGTGCTGGTTTTCCCTTTTCTTGATAATATCCTTTTCCCCCGACGGCTATCAGGATTTGTCCGCCTGTATGACTATGCCAGTTGTTCCGGCAACCGGGTTCGAAAGTGACGTTACTGACCGGACAGTTTAAGGCGTTGTCTCGCGTCAGGCGTGCCAGGTAGGACTGACCTGTGAAATACTTTGCATATTGAACATTGGCTTCACCTAGTGGAAAAGCGCTTAAGTTCTGAGGTTCTTTTTCTTCTGTCATATTCTGTGCGTTTAATGGATTTCCTATGTGGAACAGTATCATAAAGAGGGATACTACCACGGTTGTTCTTTTTGTTTTCATTTGGATCACTGTTTAGTATTCTATCGAATGTTACAAAATTACGTGGTCTTCACGGATGGGTATGTAGATAAATTACAGATTATTTTACCCCAATTACGGATGAATGTAGGAATGTTGTTTGACGCGGAACCTTCGATGAACCAAATGCGACTTTAAGGCAAGGAGACGGCGGGTCGTTGCCCGCCTTGACGGGAATAGGCGAGAGAGGGTTTTCAACCCTTTTGTCATTATCGATTAGTTTACCTTTTTTTAAAGGATGAGAACTTAGAGTGGCTAGGGGAAGAGGAGATGACGCGCGGATTGATTTCAATCACGCGACATATCTGGCTTACTAGCCCCCGGATATTCTGCCGGGCTACGATAGGCTCCATTGCTTCTTGCAGAGAAAGAGGAGCCGGTGTAATGGAAAAAACGGCCTGGAAGCCTGCCTGGTTTAAATAGTTTACTTCTTCTATGCTACCGGCTATCGCTATAACAGGAATGTCTTGTTCTTGTGCCTTCGTTAATACACCGTAAGGGACTTTTCCCATAGCCGATTGACGGTCTATGCGTCCTTCACCTGTAATGATAAGGTCGGCATTTTTAATTCTTCGGGAAAAAGAAAGCATTTCAAGCACCAGATGAATGCCGGATTTTAAGAGGCAGTTCGTGAACGCAAGGAAGGCTCCGGCCATGCCCCCGGCAGCTCCCGCTCCCGGACAAACGGCTATGTCCCTATCTGTTGTCTTCCGAATAACGGAGGCTAAGGAAGCCATTCCGGCATCCAATTCCTTCACCATTGCTTCATCAGCTCCTTTTTGGGGGGCGTAAACGTAAGCCGCTCCCTTTGGCCCGCAAAAAGGATTGATCACATCGCAAACGATGGTAAAAAAGGCTTCTTCCAAAGCGGGATGGATTGACTTGGTATCTATCGAAGCTACTTCTTTCATTATTTTGCCTCCCAAGCCCAGTTCTTCACCTTGCTTATTAAAGAAACGGTAACCCAAAGCTTGCAGCATGCCTAGCCCGGCATCGTTTGTAGCACTTCCGCCAAGACCGATTATGAAGTTACGGCAACCTTTGTCTAAGGCATCTTTTATCAATTCTCCTGTTCCGAATGAGGTGGCTTCGAAAGGATTTCTTTTAGAAGGGGGAATAAGAGGTAATCCGCTTATGGTAGCCATTTCAATAATAGCTGTCTGCCCGTCACTAGCTATTCCATAACAAGTTTCTATGAGTTCCATTAAGGGGTTATGCGCATAAAGCGAAATAGAATGTCCTTGAAGATAAGGGAGAAGAGTATCCAACAAACCTTCTCCTCCATCGGCAATAGGGATTTGAAGTATTTCGCAGGCAGGGTACACTTGAAGAATGCCTTCGGCAGCAGCTTGTTCGGCTTCCTGCGAGGTAAGGGAGCCTTTGAATGAGTCTATGGCCAGAACTATCTTTTTCATATCGTTTGTTGTTTATAAGCAGGGTTCGGGAAAAACGCTTCAAGAGCGTGTATAAGAACGGGTTGAAGTTTATTGACACAAAGATAGAAAGTTTTCGCATACGTCCTAATTTCCCTCTCATACTTTTGTTTGGGTAACAGTGTGGTTGCCTGAACAATCAGGATTGGGAAGTTGTTATAAGGCATTAACCGATACCTGTAGGTTCGCTGTTCGTTTTATTCAATAAATGTAGATAACCATGCCGTCATTAGCTGCTGTTTCCAAAATAGATTTTCCTTATAAGGTATCCCAGCAAACGATAAAAGATTTTGCAAGAGATGTGTTTGCTTCGTCTTTTCCTGATATCCGCAGGATGCTGCCGGTGTTCGATAATACCGAGATCTGTACCCGCAATTTGTGCAAACCGCTCAATTATTATATGCAGACTCATTCATTTGAGGAGCAAAATCGTGAATTTATACAGCTTGCGCTCGAATATTCGGTAAAAGCGATTGAAATGTGTATTTCATCGGCCGATATCTCTGGGGATGAAATAACGGATCTTATTTGTATTTCTACGACCGGGCTGGCAACTCCGAGTCTAGACGCACTTATCATTAATAAAATGAGGCTCGATCCTCACATAAACCGTATGTCGGTATTCGGTCTTGGTTGCGGGGGCGGCA
The genomic region above belongs to Parabacteroides pacaensis and contains:
- a CDS encoding TolB-like 6-bladed beta-propeller domain-containing protein — its product is MQYNSIWMFLIVWILTACAKPHTDRIVFPESKKLFAEKILINELFDADFVTKAGNYFIISNSKSDTTLFLYDIPSLAFKKATGIKGHGPNDIQTFPMFCHTSDNKYLYIKGYTHTSIRKILLDTDGNFSFIDEYKLDHYDEYNYMNIVNDSLFIYYNSNQLAITKYDLKNKTELDKIQMTKDDHKETYFYSNRGFIAANDSFVVYPYIYKRQIDIYAVEDLKLVKTIDDGKKYPKVRVNDVENTVYHYFNVYAGKKYFYAIYVGHTENKNFLDRTLEVYDYKGNPIIKYTFDIVPFYFVVDEENGYIYATNSNYEDYLLRYKL
- a CDS encoding VOC family protein: MEDDLKIRMYAFTIDCIDPYELAKFYADLLKWEIPFHDEEWACIGAPRTEQGAYPGITFQRNPDYKPPVWPEKPGTQQQMAHLDFAVNNLEEAVQYAIRCGATLAEEQFSDDWRVMLDPAGHPFCLCQMKSIFESAHFALL
- a CDS encoding helix-turn-helix domain-containing protein, translated to MDKIIELNSVDLYNSLYGLETLHPLVSVVDLRKAQKSLNDVRVNYGLYAIFLKLYKSCDIKYGRRTYDYQDGTIVCFAPNQSVSVTHSENVSQPVIGLLFHPDLIHGTSLGKHIKQYTFFSYTVNEALHLSEQERNIVMDCLKNINLELERSIDKHSKSLISMNIELLLNYCMRFYERQFITRENENHDALSKFEGLLDEYFSSKVPEYEGLPTVKYFADKVCLSSNYFGDLVKKMTGKTAQEHIQEKVIDFAKERILGTEDTVSQIAYSLGFQYPQHLSRLFKKRVGCTPNEYRAQSNL
- a CDS encoding helix-turn-helix domain-containing protein — translated: MKHTTLDIKTVCECNRCLGSKTLHPQVSIINLEKPGLEQDTVKFEFYAILLIKGGPDNCCCCGRKYYDYSNATMVFLTPGEIFRMSESNTLPDKGWLLAFHPTLLFRTTLKNHIKNYTFFFYHKEEALHLSQREMDKVLYCFENIDEELHHAIDSHSSTILSRHIELLLDYCARFYERQFITRENKNKVILERLEKLQDDYISSGKLQNGKLPVPEYFADDLNLSVAYFNDLLKFETGKTLTEYFQSKRLDVAKNMLLKADNTPATIAHQLGFSSVQQFSLVFKKITGIAPSEYRYSQN
- a CDS encoding aldo/keto reductase gives rise to the protein MKTVKLNNGIEMPILGYGVYQVTPEECERCVLDAISVGYRSIDTAQAYYNEEGVGNALRKCGLSRNELFITTKVWITNAGYEKAKTSIADSLRKLQTDYIDLLLIHQPFADYYGTYRAMEEAYRAGQVRAIGVSNFYPDRFIDLAENVEIKPAVNQVETHVFNQQVKARQIMQEYGTQTMSWGPFAEGRNNFFTNETLVKIGRKYGKSVAQVALRFLIQCNVVVIPKSTHKERMIENFDVFDFELSEQDRMEITKLDKAESLFFSHYDPGFVRYLLNYGK
- a CDS encoding cupin domain-containing carboxymuconolactone decarboxylase family protein, coding for MILFHIGNPLNAQNMTEEKEPQNLSAFPLGEANVQYAKYFTGQSYLARLTRDNALNCPVSNVTFEPGCRNNWHSHTGGQILIAVGGKGYYQEKGKPARLLLPGEVVEIAPDVIHWHGAAPDSWFSHLAIECNPQTNKNTWLEPVDDTAYAEATSRSGNLSADAARNYRTWFPETDEMWASTDPGLAEIFGNFAFGETQQYGELDVRTRILVTMASSIALNAGNEYRRTLHAALANGISPVEIKEVLYHAIPYAGMSKVEELMNITNEFLAEKGIRLPLEDQSVTTPETRMEKGLVLQKSIFGGEHIDKMYETAPANQLHFQKYLSANCFGDYQTRPALNVKTRELLTFSILISLGGCESQVKGHIQGNIHVGNNKATLLATVTQLLPYIGYPRTLNAVACLNEIIPENK
- a CDS encoding glycerate kinase, yielding MKKIVLAIDSFKGSLTSQEAEQAAAEGILQVYPACEILQIPIADGGEGLLDTLLPYLQGHSISLYAHNPLMELIETCYGIASDGQTAIIEMATISGLPLIPPSKRNPFEATSFGTGELIKDALDKGCRNFIIGLGGSATNDAGLGMLQALGYRFFNKQGEELGLGGKIMKEVASIDTKSIHPALEEAFFTIVCDVINPFCGPKGAAYVYAPQKGADEAMVKELDAGMASLASVIRKTTDRDIAVCPGAGAAGGMAGAFLAFTNCLLKSGIHLVLEMLSFSRRIKNADLIITGEGRIDRQSAMGKVPYGVLTKAQEQDIPVIAIAGSIEEVNYLNQAGFQAVFSITPAPLSLQEAMEPIVARQNIRGLVSQICRVIEINPRVISSSPSHSKFSSFKKR